In Brevibacillus brevis, a genomic segment contains:
- a CDS encoding energy-coupling factor transporter ATPase — protein sequence MSNQPLIRVEDVSFAYQVNQDQHITVLQNVSLEVFPGEYVAIIGHNGSGKSTLSKHLNGILTPREGNVVVGGVNTRDKQRIHEVRSRVGMVFQHPDNQIVATIVEDDVAFGLENIGVSAEEMKERIDFALDAVGMSVFRHRPPHHLSGGQKQRIAIAGILAMKPQCIVLDEATSMLDSYGRQDILAVVRKLHKEGMTIVTVTHHMSEVAEADRVVVMEAGRIVLQGTPREVFAADQEKLRELHLDVPDASRIASLVHAQFPAFSRNLIYNEEVVAEVNRVNASQAEASGS from the coding sequence ATGTCGAACCAACCGCTTATTCGCGTCGAGGATGTCTCGTTTGCCTACCAGGTCAACCAGGATCAGCACATTACTGTACTCCAAAACGTCTCCCTCGAGGTCTTTCCCGGAGAGTATGTGGCGATCATCGGTCACAACGGCTCCGGCAAGTCGACGCTTTCCAAGCATTTGAACGGAATCCTCACGCCGAGGGAAGGAAATGTCGTGGTGGGCGGGGTCAACACGCGTGACAAGCAGCGTATCCATGAAGTAAGAAGCCGGGTGGGCATGGTCTTCCAGCATCCCGACAACCAGATCGTCGCGACCATCGTGGAGGATGATGTGGCTTTCGGTTTGGAGAATATCGGCGTATCCGCAGAAGAAATGAAAGAGCGTATCGACTTTGCCCTCGATGCCGTCGGGATGAGCGTTTTTCGCCATCGTCCGCCTCACCACTTGTCCGGCGGCCAAAAACAGCGCATCGCCATCGCAGGGATCTTGGCGATGAAGCCGCAATGCATCGTTCTCGACGAAGCGACGAGCATGCTGGACAGCTACGGAAGGCAAGACATACTGGCTGTCGTTCGCAAGCTGCACAAGGAAGGCATGACGATCGTGACGGTGACCCACCACATGTCGGAGGTGGCGGAAGCGGATCGGGTGGTCGTCATGGAAGCAGGCAGGATCGTGCTGCAAGGTACCCCGCGGGAAGTCTTCGCGGCCGATCAGGAAAAGCTGCGCGAGCTACATCTTGACGTCCCGGACGCCAGCCGGATCGCATCGCTGGTGCACGCCCAGTTTCCGGCTTTTTCCCGGAATCTGATCTACAACGAGGAGGTCGTGGCAGAGGTTAACCGTGTGAACGCCAGTCAAGCGGAGGCGAGCGGATCATGA
- a CDS encoding energy-coupling factor transporter ATPase → MTQPMIDVQDLSHIYMQGTPLEHRALDQVNLQVAEGECMAIIGHTGSGKSTLIQHFNGLLRPQSGTVVVAGLDVSQPKLDIRTLRRQVGLVFQNPEDQLFEKLVGDDVAYGPFKMGQPLEEVRRRVQWAMELVGLSFQEMKDRPTFALSGGQKRKVALAGVLALQPKVLVLDEPTAGLDPLSRKELLDRIRQLNRQEKLTVIFVSHNMEEVAQLADRVYVMANGKAVCDGTPRQIFGNQELLRQHHIGTPESVDILYRLREEGYGINPEAYLPEETAGEILKLLKR, encoded by the coding sequence ATGACACAACCGATGATAGACGTACAAGACCTGTCACATATTTACATGCAAGGGACTCCGCTTGAGCACCGCGCCCTGGACCAGGTGAATCTTCAGGTAGCCGAAGGAGAGTGCATGGCGATCATCGGCCATACGGGCTCGGGGAAGTCGACCTTGATCCAGCATTTCAACGGGTTGCTCCGTCCGCAGTCAGGCACTGTCGTCGTCGCCGGCCTGGATGTTTCCCAGCCCAAGCTGGATATCCGCACGCTGCGCAGGCAGGTAGGTCTGGTCTTTCAAAATCCCGAAGATCAGCTCTTTGAAAAACTGGTTGGAGATGATGTGGCCTATGGCCCCTTCAAGATGGGTCAACCGCTGGAAGAGGTGCGTCGCCGCGTGCAGTGGGCAATGGAACTGGTCGGCTTGTCCTTCCAGGAAATGAAAGATCGTCCCACCTTTGCGCTGAGCGGCGGGCAAAAACGCAAAGTCGCCTTGGCCGGAGTCCTCGCCTTGCAGCCCAAAGTGCTCGTGCTCGACGAACCGACGGCGGGGCTGGATCCGCTATCGCGAAAAGAACTGCTTGACCGCATCCGCCAACTCAACCGGCAGGAGAAATTAACCGTGATCTTTGTCTCGCACAACATGGAGGAGGTGGCGCAGCTGGCTGACCGGGTGTACGTAATGGCAAACGGAAAGGCTGTGTGCGATGGTACACCTCGACAAATTTTCGGGAACCAGGAACTCTTGCGCCAGCATCATATCGGGACGCCGGAATCCGTCGACATCCTGTACCGGCTGCGGGAGGAAGGCTACGGAATCAACCCTGAGGCGTACTTGCCCGAAGAGACGGCAGGCGAAATCTTGAAGCTGCTCAAACGCTAA
- a CDS encoding energy-coupling factor transporter transmembrane component T, with the protein MSAEFELTRNITIGQYLPTGSIVHRLDPRFKLAAFIIMILAIAICNTYVGNIFAILVCMWLFQVSKIPIHYGVSGIKPAIPFIIILAVLQLLFYGGIANGGTVYFEYGFVTITSESIRLVLVSAMRFVEVIFLSSVLTLSTSTTELTHGMERLMGPLEKVKFPVHAFALIITIAIRFVPTFAMEMEKMMKAQASRGADFGTGEWWRIVRRTKDMFPIIIPLFNVALARAEDLILAMEARCYVPGASRTRFAHYTANSKDYVAIVVSIVISAVMLGIPW; encoded by the coding sequence ATGTCAGCTGAATTTGAATTGACACGGAACATAACCATTGGCCAGTATCTGCCGACAGGGTCCATCGTTCACCGGCTGGATCCGCGCTTCAAGCTGGCGGCCTTTATTATCATGATTTTGGCGATTGCCATCTGCAACACGTATGTGGGCAACATTTTTGCGATACTTGTCTGCATGTGGCTGTTTCAGGTATCCAAGATTCCCATCCACTACGGAGTCTCCGGCATCAAGCCTGCCATCCCGTTCATCATCATTCTCGCTGTCCTGCAGCTGCTCTTCTACGGGGGCATCGCAAACGGCGGGACGGTTTATTTCGAATACGGCTTCGTCACCATTACGAGCGAGAGCATCCGTCTGGTTTTGGTTTCCGCCATGCGGTTTGTGGAAGTGATCTTTTTGTCCAGCGTGCTGACGCTAAGCACATCGACCACCGAGCTGACACACGGAATGGAACGACTGATGGGGCCGCTGGAAAAGGTGAAGTTCCCCGTACACGCTTTTGCGCTGATCATCACGATCGCCATCCGCTTCGTCCCGACCTTCGCGATGGAAATGGAAAAAATGATGAAGGCACAGGCATCACGCGGCGCGGATTTCGGCACGGGGGAATGGTGGCGGATCGTCAGGCGAACCAAAGACATGTTTCCCATCATCATTCCGCTGTTCAATGTCGCGCTGGCACGCGCCGAAGATCTGATTCTGGCGATGGAGGCGCGCTGCTACGTGCCCGGAGCCTCCCGAACGAGATTCGCCCACTACACGGCGAACAGCAAGGATTACGTGGCGATCGTCGTGAGCATTGTCATTTCTGCGGTCATGTTAGGAATACCGTGGTAA
- a CDS encoding ECF transporter S component, which yields MEKGLTVRKIVIAGVLGAIAILLGVTRLGYIPVPTAAGNATIMHIPAVIGGIMEGWGVGMIIGLIFGVSSFLNATVPLFKDPLVAILPRLFIGVTAYLTYVGLKNVNQYVAIGVAGFVGAMTNTILVLGMAVIRGYMAPGVAATVAITSGLPEAVVSVIVTLAVVAAWKKIGSAGKQKSKISGDF from the coding sequence ATGGAAAAAGGCTTGACCGTGCGCAAGATCGTCATTGCGGGTGTGCTGGGAGCCATCGCCATCTTGCTCGGAGTGACGCGTCTCGGCTACATCCCTGTTCCGACAGCTGCGGGGAACGCCACCATCATGCACATCCCGGCGGTCATCGGCGGCATCATGGAAGGGTGGGGCGTTGGCATGATCATCGGTCTCATTTTTGGAGTCTCTTCTTTTTTAAACGCGACCGTCCCGCTGTTCAAAGACCCGCTCGTTGCCATCCTGCCGCGTCTCTTTATCGGGGTCACGGCTTACCTGACCTACGTCGGTCTGAAAAACGTCAACCAATATGTGGCCATTGGCGTAGCAGGCTTCGTCGGAGCGATGACCAATACGATCCTCGTTCTGGGAATGGCGGTCATCCGTGGCTACATGGCCCCCGGCGTGGCTGCGACGGTAGCGATCACCAGCGGATTGCCGGAAGCGGTCGTCTCGGTCATCGTGACACTGGCGGTAGTTGCGGCGTGGAAGAAGATCGGTTCCGCAGGAAAACAAAAATCGAAAATTTCTGGAGATTTCTAA
- a CDS encoding P1 family peptidase: protein MKTGTITDVPGVKVGHAQNEEALTGCTVILLEQPSVCGVDVRGSAPGTRETDLLDPMNLVQTVHAVCLSGGSAYGLDAATGVMQYLEEQGAGLDVGYGVVPIVPAAVLFDLAVGNHRIRPDRKMGYEAAARASKDPVAQGNAGAGMGASVGKMGGFANAMKSGLGSASMTLPSGLVVGAVVAVNAVGHVFDPQSGQIVAGPRNEKGQIVDSVELMKTQIQSPIPPGTNTTIAVVASNAKLSKAEAKKVAQMAHDGLARTIRPIHTMFDGDTIFSIATGEVAATVDLIGSLSADVLAEAVIQAVRMAEPAGGLPSSGSLQR from the coding sequence ATGAAGACAGGAACAATCACAGATGTGCCTGGCGTTAAAGTAGGCCATGCGCAAAACGAGGAAGCGCTGACGGGCTGCACCGTTATTTTGCTGGAGCAACCGTCGGTGTGCGGCGTGGATGTCCGGGGCTCTGCCCCGGGCACCCGCGAGACGGATCTCTTGGACCCGATGAATCTCGTCCAGACCGTTCACGCGGTATGCCTGTCCGGCGGGAGCGCCTATGGGCTGGATGCGGCCACTGGTGTGATGCAGTATTTGGAGGAGCAAGGAGCAGGACTCGACGTCGGGTACGGGGTCGTGCCGATCGTTCCAGCGGCAGTTCTGTTCGATCTGGCTGTCGGCAACCATCGGATTCGTCCTGACCGCAAAATGGGGTATGAAGCTGCCGCACGCGCTAGCAAGGATCCGGTCGCACAAGGGAACGCAGGTGCGGGCATGGGGGCTTCGGTAGGGAAGATGGGGGGCTTTGCCAACGCAATGAAGAGCGGATTGGGCTCCGCTTCCATGACACTCCCATCCGGCCTGGTCGTCGGAGCGGTCGTGGCAGTCAATGCAGTCGGGCACGTCTTCGATCCGCAATCCGGACAGATCGTGGCGGGGCCTCGCAATGAAAAGGGACAGATCGTGGATAGTGTGGAGTTGATGAAAACGCAAATCCAAAGTCCGATCCCGCCCGGCACCAACACGACGATCGCTGTCGTGGCAAGCAACGCGAAGCTGAGCAAGGCGGAAGCTAAAAAGGTGGCGCAAATGGCCCACGATGGATTGGCCCGGACGATCCGGCCCATTCACACGATGTTCGACGGGGATACCATTTTTTCCATAGCGACAGGCGAAGTGGCAGCGACTGTCGACCTGATCGGGTCCCTATCCGCAGACGTCCTTGCGGAAGCGGTCATTCAGGCGGTACGGATGGCAGAACCGGCAGGGGGACTTCCTTCCAGCGGCAGCCTTCAAAGGTAG
- a CDS encoding M20 family metallopeptidase, producing MNQVISFVDEQEVVRLTQELVRIDSVYRPEQPGANEERVAHFVADYLRGMGLHVYVEEVVPGRPNVIAFYDSGRPGKTLLFEAHTDVVTEGDRDAWSYDPFGGTISGGRIYGRGSCDTKGNLAAAICAVKAIQRSKQAFTGKILLCIPCDEEGMMIGIKDFIRRGWANNVDAAIICEPEENQLCITQKGAMRAILRTFGKMAHGAMPLTGINPNTRMARAIVALEELERKEMARLGQHPMLGLPSITPTILQAPVKGDAQINVVPDQCMTTLDIRTVPGQDHAELHREMSAILEALGREDDKFKATLEIIEERPWTLTDMEHEVVQAVASSYREITKKEPVYNGVPGATDGTFLHKVGIPILTTGAGDRHIPHHADEYVDIDQLVESTQLFALSALTFLTQPVRA from the coding sequence ATGAACCAAGTAATTTCCTTTGTCGACGAGCAAGAAGTCGTACGGTTGACCCAGGAGCTGGTGCGCATCGACAGCGTATACCGACCAGAACAGCCGGGTGCAAACGAGGAGCGGGTAGCTCATTTCGTGGCAGATTACTTGCGAGGGATGGGGCTCCATGTATATGTCGAGGAAGTGGTGCCGGGACGCCCCAATGTCATCGCCTTTTACGATTCGGGAAGGCCGGGGAAAACGCTGCTGTTCGAGGCTCATACCGACGTGGTGACCGAGGGAGACCGCGATGCCTGGAGCTACGATCCGTTCGGCGGCACGATTTCCGGGGGGCGGATCTACGGCCGGGGCTCGTGCGATACCAAGGGCAATCTCGCAGCAGCGATCTGTGCCGTCAAAGCCATCCAACGCTCCAAGCAAGCGTTCACAGGCAAAATTCTCCTGTGCATTCCGTGTGACGAAGAAGGCATGATGATCGGCATCAAGGATTTTATTCGCAGAGGCTGGGCAAACAACGTCGATGCCGCGATCATATGCGAGCCGGAGGAAAACCAGTTGTGCATTACCCAAAAAGGGGCGATGAGGGCGATCTTGCGCACTTTCGGGAAAATGGCGCACGGGGCGATGCCGCTGACGGGAATCAATCCGAATACACGCATGGCGAGAGCGATTGTCGCTCTGGAAGAGCTGGAGCGCAAAGAGATGGCGCGGCTCGGACAGCACCCGATGCTTGGCTTGCCCAGCATCACTCCGACCATCTTGCAAGCGCCCGTAAAAGGCGACGCGCAAATCAACGTCGTGCCGGACCAGTGCATGACGACACTCGATATCCGCACCGTTCCCGGACAGGATCACGCCGAACTGCATCGGGAAATGTCGGCGATCCTGGAAGCGCTGGGGCGCGAGGACGACAAGTTCAAGGCGACGCTGGAGATCATCGAGGAGCGGCCGTGGACCTTGACGGACATGGAGCATGAGGTCGTACAGGCCGTAGCGAGCTCCTACCGGGAGATCACCAAGAAAGAGCCTGTATACAATGGCGTGCCTGGAGCGACGGATGGGACTTTTCTGCACAAGGTGGGGATTCCCATCCTCACGACAGGAGCGGGCGATCGTCATATCCCGCACCATGCGGACGAGTATGTCGACATCGATCAATTGGTGGAGTCTACCCAGCTGTTTGCTTTGTCTGCATTGACATTCCTGACTCAGCCTGTCCGCGCATAA
- a CDS encoding M3 family oligoendopeptidase yields MNMRWNLDVLYTSFDSPECRQDWDKLCREMDEIKNWAAKELSSQDDAVVKMEAYLAKMTSILQTQTRLYSYAELTASVDAKNEKALQLAERVQTQSVELVEPNVKFQAWLGSLPDLDGLISKSELLKTHRYMLTELSEKSKYMLSEKEEIILAKMKNTGSNAWTKLQELLTSTLLVELTDGGETKQLPLPVVRNMAYEKDPALRKKAYEAELAAYPKIEESSAASLNGIKGEVITVAKLRGYESALDKTLKDSRMDKETLDAMLDAIRESLPTFHRYYRKKAEILGHADGKLPFYDLFAPVGNADMRFTYQEARDFIVKHFGSFSEKLANYAARAFDNQWIDAETREGKRGGAFCANLHIVGESRIMANFTGSYNDVSTLAHELGHGYHGECLVQEAFFNSDYPMPIAETASILCETIIAKAALQQATPEEAFAILENDISGAGQVIVDIYSRFLFESELFARREQGSLSVNELKELMLQAQKDAYGDGLNPDLLHPYMWVCKPHYYSADYNYYNFPYAFGLLFAKGLYAVYLERGEAFVEQYDQLLSVTGKMNIADVAAIMDVDVRSIDFWRNSLALIAKDIETFVKLADSRS; encoded by the coding sequence ATGAACATGCGCTGGAATTTGGACGTTCTGTATACATCTTTTGATTCGCCAGAATGCAGGCAAGATTGGGACAAATTGTGCCGCGAGATGGATGAGATCAAGAACTGGGCGGCAAAGGAGCTTTCTTCGCAAGACGATGCCGTCGTCAAAATGGAAGCGTACCTTGCCAAGATGACGTCCATTTTGCAAACGCAAACGCGCCTGTACAGCTATGCGGAGCTGACAGCGAGTGTGGATGCCAAAAATGAAAAGGCATTGCAGCTGGCGGAGCGGGTCCAAACGCAGTCTGTCGAGCTGGTCGAGCCAAACGTGAAGTTTCAGGCGTGGCTTGGCTCGCTTCCCGACCTGGACGGACTCATCAGCAAGTCCGAGCTTCTGAAGACGCATCGGTACATGCTGACCGAACTGTCTGAGAAGAGCAAGTACATGCTCAGTGAAAAAGAGGAAATCATCCTCGCGAAAATGAAGAATACCGGCTCCAACGCATGGACCAAGCTGCAGGAGCTCTTGACTTCCACGCTGCTGGTGGAGTTGACGGATGGGGGAGAGACGAAGCAGCTGCCACTTCCGGTTGTGCGAAACATGGCTTATGAAAAGGATCCCGCATTGAGAAAAAAGGCATACGAAGCGGAATTGGCCGCCTATCCCAAAATCGAGGAGTCATCCGCTGCCAGTCTCAACGGGATCAAAGGCGAAGTGATTACGGTAGCCAAACTGCGGGGCTACGAATCGGCTTTGGACAAAACCTTGAAGGACTCGCGGATGGACAAGGAAACACTCGATGCGATGCTCGATGCCATCCGTGAAAGTTTGCCCACTTTCCACCGCTATTATCGCAAAAAGGCGGAAATCTTGGGACATGCGGACGGGAAGCTTCCGTTTTACGACCTGTTCGCGCCCGTAGGAAACGCCGATATGCGCTTTACCTATCAGGAAGCCCGCGATTTTATCGTCAAGCACTTTGGCAGCTTTAGCGAAAAGCTGGCGAATTATGCAGCGCGCGCCTTTGACAACCAGTGGATCGATGCCGAGACGAGGGAAGGCAAGCGGGGAGGGGCGTTTTGTGCCAACCTGCACATCGTTGGGGAAAGCCGGATCATGGCCAACTTTACCGGCAGCTACAACGACGTAAGCACGCTCGCTCACGAGCTTGGGCACGGTTACCACGGGGAATGCCTGGTGCAAGAAGCCTTCTTCAACAGCGACTATCCAATGCCGATTGCGGAAACGGCGTCGATTCTGTGCGAGACGATCATCGCCAAAGCGGCTTTGCAGCAAGCGACCCCGGAAGAAGCCTTTGCCATTCTGGAAAACGACATATCCGGCGCAGGCCAAGTGATCGTCGATATTTACAGCCGCTTCCTTTTCGAGTCGGAGCTGTTTGCACGCCGCGAGCAAGGCTCCCTGTCCGTTAACGAACTCAAGGAGCTTATGCTTCAGGCGCAAAAAGACGCATACGGGGATGGTCTGAATCCGGATCTCCTTCACCCGTATATGTGGGTATGCAAACCGCACTACTACAGCGCGGATTACAACTACTACAACTTCCCGTACGCGTTTGGTCTCTTGTTTGCAAAAGGGCTGTACGCTGTTTACCTCGAGCGCGGGGAAGCTTTTGTGGAACAATACGACCAGCTGCTTTCGGTGACCGGAAAGATGAACATTGCAGATGTGGCCGCCATCATGGATGTAGATGTTCGCTCCATCGATTTCTGGCGGAATTCCTTGGCTCTTATTGCCAAAGATATCGAAACGTTTGTAAAGCTCGCCGATTCCCGATCCTGA
- a CDS encoding NlpC/P60 family protein, with protein sequence MKHTSRLITFLALFTLLPTAAHAASPVYVVAAGDTLSKIAREHQTTVSQLMQVNQLTSDRLAIGQTLTLTGIATSDDGTSVPPDLVSSEEHEHSDAAADDAPKVDKHRARVTGDVVNVRKKPSLEGKILGKLHYGDVVEVVDTEDEWTKIKFEDEKEAFVNSAYLTSTSHPDYSDEVDSAKLDRLESIIQPLLKTPYVFGGTTPDGFDCSGFTSYVFNQLGVTLPRTSEEQFAGGKKVSMDEAQPGDLLFYDALGKGRVSHVAIYMGNGVIVHANGDDVRYGKVEYMDKLYPFYGVKRYVDFQ encoded by the coding sequence ATGAAACACACTTCGAGGCTGATCACCTTCCTCGCCCTCTTCACTCTGCTGCCTACTGCTGCCCACGCCGCCTCGCCGGTGTACGTGGTTGCGGCAGGTGATACGTTGAGCAAAATCGCCCGAGAGCATCAGACGACGGTGAGCCAACTCATGCAAGTGAACCAACTGACTTCCGATCGGCTGGCAATCGGCCAGACCCTCACCTTGACAGGCATCGCCACTTCGGATGACGGGACTTCCGTTCCCCCCGACCTGGTGTCTTCCGAAGAACATGAGCATTCGGACGCCGCAGCCGACGACGCTCCGAAAGTGGACAAGCATCGAGCACGCGTGACGGGAGACGTGGTCAATGTCCGCAAAAAGCCTTCCCTCGAGGGCAAGATCCTCGGCAAACTGCACTACGGCGATGTCGTAGAGGTCGTAGACACCGAGGACGAGTGGACGAAAATCAAATTTGAGGACGAAAAAGAAGCGTTTGTCAATTCCGCTTACTTGACCTCGACCTCGCATCCCGACTATTCGGACGAGGTGGACTCGGCAAAATTGGATCGTCTGGAGTCCATTATCCAACCCCTGTTGAAAACCCCTTACGTCTTCGGCGGCACAACCCCGGACGGATTTGATTGCAGCGGTTTTACCTCTTACGTTTTCAACCAATTGGGAGTGACTCTCCCTCGCACGTCGGAAGAGCAGTTTGCAGGCGGCAAAAAAGTCTCGATGGATGAAGCGCAGCCTGGCGATCTTTTGTTCTACGACGCTCTTGGCAAAGGGCGCGTTTCCCACGTGGCGATTTACATGGGGAACGGCGTCATCGTCCATGCCAACGGCGACGATGTTCGCTACGGAAAAGTGGAATACATGGACAAGCTCTACCCGTTCTACGGCGTCAAACGGTACGTAGACTTTCAGTAG
- a CDS encoding TetR/AcrR family transcriptional regulator: MTVRDRVYEAAERLVGTKPFDRITFADVAEAAGVHWTAVRRHFGGKEELRAWFKRRQASEQFGLADTKTRVLEAAAFVFAAQGYANASLEKVAEHAGLSKGAVYWHFASKQDLFLAILERNFEQQLRMLPGQMERILLSVDPLLALEGWLESQFSCLEMGEHNSLLFLEFVVSSREPEIRNRLQKLHCSLIRQVGTLLREMQRKGYLSEEADPESMALMFDALLKGVLVEWNIDPNPAQLRTLIRTISKTLWQGLATAKR, from the coding sequence TTGACGGTACGGGACAGAGTTTACGAAGCGGCCGAACGTTTGGTGGGCACAAAGCCTTTCGACCGCATCACGTTCGCCGATGTCGCGGAAGCTGCCGGCGTGCATTGGACTGCCGTTCGCAGGCATTTTGGCGGCAAAGAGGAGTTGAGAGCCTGGTTCAAGAGAAGGCAAGCTTCCGAGCAGTTTGGACTGGCCGACACCAAGACTCGGGTCCTGGAGGCGGCGGCTTTCGTTTTCGCTGCCCAAGGCTATGCGAATGCATCCTTGGAAAAGGTCGCTGAACACGCGGGCCTGAGCAAAGGCGCTGTATACTGGCATTTCGCCAGCAAGCAGGATTTGTTCCTTGCGATCCTCGAGCGCAATTTTGAGCAGCAGCTTCGCATGCTTCCGGGGCAAATGGAACGCATTCTGTTGTCGGTCGACCCGCTGCTGGCGCTTGAGGGCTGGCTGGAATCGCAGTTCTCCTGCCTGGAAATGGGCGAACACAATTCCTTGCTGTTCTTGGAATTTGTTGTATCCAGCCGTGAACCGGAAATAAGGAATCGGCTGCAGAAGCTTCACTGCAGCTTGATCCGACAGGTAGGAACCCTTCTTCGCGAAATGCAGCGAAAGGGTTATCTCTCGGAAGAGGCTGATCCCGAATCGATGGCACTTATGTTCGACGCCTTGTTGAAAGGAGTTCTGGTGGAGTGGAACATCGATCCAAATCCAGCTCAATTGAGGACGCTCATTCGGACGATCTCCAAGACGCTGTGGCAAGGGCTGGCGACGGCGAAGCGTTAA
- a CDS encoding alpha/beta hydrolase, translating to MVIVLAALSILVAAFCLYGRYQFRKMEKQYPPNGQFVTVEGITLHYVSRGEGRPVVFLHGGVLTGNDFRESIELAASAGYRGIAFDRPGYGHSERPIGEPVTPRTQARLLHEALGALGIEKPILVGHSWSGVLVLTYAIDYPDDISGIVTLGGGMYPEGYPAEKGDPISTLVTTPILGNIVMHSLLAVMGPALAVNVLKETFKPEPVPEAYREATLAYWLRPSQFRANREDVLAFVPGVRAIMDRYPEIDTPLVIAVGADDPFPTREHSFRLHEQVPDSKLLLLPGVAHMIPQNHPEAVMEAVKAIPNRQGKFE from the coding sequence GTGGTGATCGTTTTGGCAGCATTGTCGATATTGGTCGCGGCTTTTTGTTTGTATGGACGATATCAATTCAGGAAAATGGAGAAGCAATACCCGCCGAATGGGCAGTTCGTGACAGTGGAAGGGATTACGCTGCACTACGTAAGCAGAGGGGAAGGCAGACCGGTCGTGTTCCTTCATGGTGGAGTGCTGACGGGAAATGATTTTCGTGAATCAATCGAGCTGGCGGCATCCGCCGGTTATCGCGGGATTGCATTCGATCGCCCTGGATACGGGCACAGCGAGAGGCCGATTGGCGAGCCCGTCACACCCAGGACGCAAGCGAGGCTGTTGCATGAAGCGCTTGGGGCTCTCGGCATCGAGAAGCCGATTCTGGTCGGGCACTCTTGGAGCGGCGTCCTTGTGCTGACCTATGCGATCGACTACCCGGACGACATATCGGGTATTGTCACCTTGGGAGGCGGCATGTACCCGGAAGGCTACCCTGCGGAGAAGGGCGATCCGATCTCGACTCTTGTCACCACCCCGATTCTGGGGAATATCGTGATGCATTCGCTTTTGGCAGTCATGGGCCCGGCGCTGGCGGTGAATGTTTTAAAAGAAACGTTCAAGCCCGAGCCCGTTCCCGAAGCGTACCGTGAAGCAACGCTCGCTTATTGGCTGCGCCCGTCGCAGTTTCGCGCCAACCGGGAAGATGTGCTGGCATTCGTTCCTGGTGTCCGGGCCATTATGGACCGTTATCCGGAGATCGATACTCCTCTCGTCATTGCGGTTGGAGCAGACGATCCTTTCCCGACGCGGGAACACAGCTTCCGGCTGCACGAACAGGTGCCCGACTCGAAGCTCCTCTTGCTTCCGGGCGTCGCCCACATGATCCCGCAAAATCATCCGGAAGCGGTCATGGAAGCAGTGAAGGCGATCCCCAACCGGCAGGGCAAATTCGAATGA
- a CDS encoding DsbA family oxidoreductase — MIIEVFQDTVCPWCRIGKKNLFDAMAKWQGEPIEVRYRAYQLDPHTPKESLPFWETMAANKGGRAAFEQMVQHAANAGAAAGISFDFSKVAAWPNTLASHTLIKCAPEADRTRAVDAVYKAYFEDGQDIGDLEVLVSIAKDLGMDGAQVRQAIEADAKQAEIAEDIAFARELQITGVPFFVIDNKLALSGAHPAENFLKAFQQAQETTE, encoded by the coding sequence ATGATTATCGAAGTATTTCAAGATACGGTGTGCCCGTGGTGCCGCATCGGCAAGAAAAACTTGTTTGACGCCATGGCAAAATGGCAAGGGGAACCCATTGAGGTGCGCTATCGGGCCTATCAGCTCGATCCTCACACGCCGAAGGAAAGCCTGCCTTTCTGGGAAACGATGGCTGCAAACAAAGGCGGCAGAGCCGCATTCGAACAAATGGTTCAGCACGCGGCAAATGCAGGAGCGGCCGCCGGCATTTCGTTCGATTTTTCCAAAGTAGCTGCCTGGCCGAACACACTTGCTTCCCATACCCTCATCAAATGCGCGCCGGAAGCGGATCGGACACGCGCTGTGGACGCCGTGTACAAAGCGTACTTTGAGGATGGCCAAGACATCGGGGATCTCGAGGTGCTTGTCTCCATCGCCAAGGACCTGGGGATGGACGGTGCGCAGGTGCGTCAAGCGATCGAAGCGGATGCCAAACAAGCGGAAATTGCGGAAGACATCGCTTTCGCCCGTGAGCTGCAAATTACGGGGGTGCCGTTTTTCGTCATTGACAACAAGCTGGCTCTGTCTGGGGCCCATCCGGCGGAGAATTTCCTCAAAGCCTTTCAACAAGCGCAGGAGACGACCGAATAG